A part of Chloroflexota bacterium genomic DNA contains:
- a CDS encoding helix-turn-helix domain-containing protein, producing the protein MSTEEIVLDETIHQPTRLRIMTMLVAQAEDGRLAYGFIQQALELTGGNLTTHLRRLEDAGFLETCKVFENSKPRTWISATESGRRAYASYLTNLRKALDWSPPP; encoded by the coding sequence GTGAGCACGGAGGAGATCGTCCTGGACGAGACCATTCACCAGCCGACGCGACTCCGCATCATGACCATGCTGGTCGCCCAGGCCGAGGATGGGAGGCTCGCCTACGGGTTCATTCAGCAGGCGCTGGAACTTACCGGCGGCAACCTGACGACTCACCTGCGCAGGCTTGAGGATGCGGGGTTTCTCGAGACGTGCAAGGTGTTTGAGAACTCCAAGCCGCGCACCTGGATTAGCGCCACCGAATCGGGCCGCCGCGCCTACGCCAGTTACCTGACCAATCTCAGAAAAGCCCTCGACTGGTCGCCGCCGCCCTGA
- a CDS encoding ricin-type beta-trefoil lectin domain protein, protein MTTSSPAPLLGSRGGGATLVQLIDPLDEPEFYCVDVPGFGASLDLAAALSAHTCKPGADDELFRSGTPLPGNLQMPAYQLCMSAAAAEDAANLFLEDCSDSPLQRFALDAEGSLRLADSMLCLAIAPGAGEATGGPSHVRRDLGLQDCETVPAQRRRWRLPGPSPS, encoded by the coding sequence TTGACGACGTCGTCGCCCGCTCCGCTGCTCGGCTCCCGCGGTGGCGGGGCGACGCTGGTGCAGCTGATCGATCCTTTGGACGAGCCCGAGTTCTACTGCGTAGACGTCCCCGGTTTTGGCGCCAGTCTCGACCTCGCCGCGGCACTGAGCGCCCATACCTGCAAGCCCGGCGCCGACGACGAGCTTTTCCGGTCCGGAACCCCGCTGCCGGGCAACCTGCAGATGCCGGCCTACCAGCTGTGCATGTCGGCGGCGGCGGCCGAGGATGCGGCCAATCTCTTCCTAGAGGATTGCTCGGATTCGCCCTTGCAGCGGTTCGCGCTGGACGCCGAGGGATCGCTGCGGCTGGCCGACTCGATGCTGTGCCTGGCAATCGCCCCGGGCGCCGGGGAGGCGACCGGCGGGCCTAGCCACGTGCGCCGGGATTTGGGACTGCAAGACTGCGAAACGGTACCCGCGCAGCGCCGGCGCTGGCGGCTGCCCGGCCCGAGCCCTTCCTGA
- a CDS encoding helix-turn-helix domain-containing protein — MRKRKFAEIDRGPLGTAVFQTRKQRRLTQGELANRLGRNRPWISNVETGKVTNLQEEDLVGLAAVLNISISSLRSAHEMSAAPSVMGLPGYTVLQSNRHCGACHHLVEPDANYCTHCGAAQPMLVNCPACAKPNNPGARFCGRCGAQLQS; from the coding sequence TTGAGAAAACGCAAATTCGCCGAGATCGATCGCGGGCCGCTGGGGACGGCGGTATTCCAGACTCGCAAGCAACGGCGGCTGACCCAGGGCGAGCTGGCCAACCGCCTGGGCCGCAACCGGCCCTGGATCTCAAACGTGGAGACCGGCAAGGTCACAAACCTGCAGGAAGAGGACCTGGTGGGGCTGGCGGCGGTTTTAAATATCTCGATATCCTCGCTGCGCTCGGCCCACGAAATGTCGGCCGCGCCTTCGGTCATGGGCCTCCCCGGTTACACCGTCCTGCAGTCGAACCGGCACTGCGGGGCCTGCCACCACCTGGTAGAGCCCGACGCCAATTACTGCACGCACTGCGGGGCGGCGCAACCGATGCTGGTGAACTGTCCGGCCTGCGCGAAGCCCAACAATCCGGGCGCGCGCTTCTGCGGGCGCTGCGGCGCGCAGCTACAGAGCTAG
- the trxA gene encoding thioredoxin produces MAAYSHVADTEFQAEVLDSEQPVIVDFWAEWCGPCKMMAPVFEKLADEYSGKVKFVKVDTDANKEYATQFGVRGIPTLLFVKGGSEVDRIVGYVPESRIKSSLDQVA; encoded by the coding sequence ATGGCAGCCTATTCGCACGTAGCAGACACCGAGTTTCAGGCCGAGGTGCTCGATTCCGAGCAACCGGTGATAGTGGACTTCTGGGCCGAATGGTGCGGCCCCTGCAAGATGATGGCGCCGGTATTCGAAAAGCTAGCCGACGAATACTCCGGCAAAGTCAAGTTCGTAAAGGTCGACACCGACGCCAACAAGGAATACGCGACCCAATTCGGCGTGCGCGGGATCCCGACCCTGCTGTTCGTCAAAGGCGGGTCCGAAGTAGACCGAATAGTCGGCTACGTTCCCGAGTCGCGGATCAAGTCCAGCCTGGACCAGGTCGCCTAA
- a CDS encoding leucine--tRNA ligase, with protein sequence MPDQTPGRPDQGGYDFARIESKWQRRWDEDQPYRTATYSDKPPYYALEFFPYPSGDGLSVGHFRNYIPVDAFARYKRMRGFEVLHPMGWDAFGLPAEQDAIDKGRHPAESIIEYAANYRRQLKLVGCGYDWDREINSSHPDYYRWTQWIFLQLFRRGLAYRAEKRQWWCDTCGALADEEVLADGKCWRGHSNVYRKPLRQWFFRIRAYADRLLEDLDQVDWPESTKRMQVNWIGRSTGADVIFETEAGHQLSVYTTRPDTLYGATFMVLAPEHPLLEELTAPAQSQAVGEYVDRALRTSEIERATAEREKTGVFTGSFAINPVNDEKIPIWVADYVLASYGSGAIMAVPAHDQRDFDFAERFDLPIPVVIEPPGWDGQPLAEAYVGEGRLINSGSHSGLDSDSAIAAVTADLEARGRGSAAVNYRLRDWLISRQRYWGCPIPIVHCEECGQVPVPEEELPVLLPPLEDFRPDPELGSPLERARDWVATSCPQCGGPARRETDTLGGFACSSWYFLRFITPDFESGPVEPNAEKRWMPVDLYVGGAEHSVMHLLYARFWNKVLYDAGHVSSPEPFKALRHQGMMLAEDGWVNLEQAKLAGGRISARVSEGFDVYSNPSGEERDFLYHAPAKAEFELRGDPVGDWAPIRSGKMSKSLGNVVTPDSVVERYGADSLRGYEMFMAPLEGTLPWSESGLNGITRFYRRLLRLISGEPEFPERGPQPLDRASGQARRIAHRAIAKCSEDIEQLRFNTMLANGLMEPVNELLAIWSQELADSPAGAEVKDILVRLLAPVAPHLAEELWEMLGNSASVVGASWPEADPALLRSESVTVVVQVNGRVRDRMDAPAGLAEDEALAAALELPNVKVHLDGKAVRKVIYVPERLLNLVVG encoded by the coding sequence ATGCCAGATCAAACCCCCGGCCGGCCCGATCAGGGCGGGTACGACTTTGCCCGGATCGAATCCAAATGGCAGCGGCGCTGGGACGAGGACCAACCCTACCGCACCGCCACGTACTCGGATAAACCGCCCTACTACGCGCTCGAGTTCTTCCCCTACCCGTCCGGCGACGGTCTCTCGGTAGGACATTTCCGCAACTACATTCCGGTCGACGCATTCGCGCGTTACAAGCGGATGCGCGGATTCGAAGTCCTGCACCCGATGGGTTGGGACGCGTTTGGATTGCCCGCCGAACAGGACGCGATCGACAAGGGCCGGCACCCGGCCGAGTCGATCATCGAATACGCGGCCAACTACCGGCGCCAGCTGAAACTGGTCGGCTGCGGTTATGACTGGGACCGCGAGATCAATTCCTCGCACCCGGACTATTACCGCTGGACCCAGTGGATATTCCTGCAGCTATTCCGCCGCGGTCTGGCTTATCGGGCCGAGAAACGCCAGTGGTGGTGCGACACCTGCGGCGCCCTGGCCGACGAGGAAGTCCTGGCCGACGGGAAATGCTGGCGCGGCCACTCCAACGTTTACCGCAAGCCGCTGCGGCAGTGGTTCTTCCGCATCCGCGCCTACGCCGACCGCCTGCTCGAAGATCTGGATCAGGTCGACTGGCCCGAATCCACCAAACGGATGCAGGTCAACTGGATTGGGCGCTCGACCGGCGCCGACGTGATTTTCGAGACCGAGGCCGGCCACCAGCTGAGCGTCTATACGACCCGGCCCGACACCCTTTACGGGGCCACCTTCATGGTGCTGGCGCCCGAGCACCCGCTGTTGGAAGAGTTGACCGCGCCCGCGCAGTCGCAGGCCGTCGGCGAGTACGTGGATCGCGCCCTGCGGACTTCGGAAATCGAACGCGCCACCGCCGAGCGCGAAAAGACCGGGGTGTTTACCGGAAGTTTTGCGATAAACCCGGTCAACGACGAGAAGATCCCGATCTGGGTAGCCGACTACGTGCTGGCCAGCTACGGATCCGGAGCGATCATGGCGGTCCCCGCCCACGATCAGCGCGACTTTGATTTCGCCGAGCGCTTCGACCTGCCGATCCCGGTGGTGATCGAGCCGCCCGGCTGGGATGGGCAGCCCCTGGCGGAAGCCTACGTGGGCGAAGGGCGCCTGATCAACTCCGGTTCCCACTCCGGGCTCGATTCGGATTCGGCGATCGCGGCGGTGACCGCCGACCTTGAGGCCCGCGGGCGCGGCAGCGCGGCCGTCAACTACCGCCTGCGCGACTGGCTGATTTCGCGCCAGCGCTACTGGGGCTGCCCGATTCCGATCGTTCACTGCGAGGAATGCGGCCAGGTGCCGGTGCCGGAAGAGGAGCTGCCGGTGCTCCTGCCGCCGCTCGAAGACTTCCGGCCCGACCCCGAACTGGGATCGCCGCTCGAGCGCGCCCGCGACTGGGTCGCAACCAGCTGCCCGCAATGCGGCGGCCCGGCCCGCCGCGAGACCGACACCCTGGGCGGGTTCGCCTGCTCGTCCTGGTACTTCCTGCGTTTCATAACCCCCGATTTCGAGTCCGGTCCGGTCGAGCCGAACGCCGAGAAGCGCTGGATGCCGGTCGATCTCTACGTCGGCGGCGCCGAGCACTCGGTGATGCACCTGCTCTACGCGCGGTTCTGGAACAAGGTCCTCTACGACGCCGGGCACGTTTCATCCCCGGAACCGTTCAAAGCGCTGCGCCACCAGGGGATGATGCTGGCCGAGGACGGCTGGGTCAATCTCGAACAGGCCAAGCTGGCGGGCGGGCGGATCTCGGCGCGCGTGAGTGAAGGTTTCGACGTCTACTCCAACCCGAGCGGCGAGGAGCGGGACTTTCTCTATCACGCCCCGGCCAAGGCCGAATTCGAGCTGCGCGGTGACCCGGTCGGCGACTGGGCCCCGATCCGCTCCGGCAAGATGTCCAAATCGCTGGGCAACGTGGTCACGCCCGACAGCGTGGTGGAGCGCTATGGCGCCGACAGCCTGCGCGGCTACGAGATGTTCATGGCCCCCCTCGAGGGCACGCTGCCATGGAGCGAAAGCGGCCTGAACGGCATCACCCGGTTTTACCGGCGCCTCCTGCGGTTAATTTCCGGCGAACCGGAATTCCCGGAACGCGGCCCGCAGCCGCTGGATCGAGCCAGCGGCCAGGCGCGCCGTATCGCCCACCGCGCGATCGCCAAGTGCAGCGAGGACATCGAGCAGCTGCGCTTTAACACCATGCTCGCCAACGGCCTGATGGAACCGGTCAACGAGCTGCTGGCGATCTGGTCGCAGGAGCTTGCCGATTCGCCCGCCGGAGCGGAGGTCAAGGACATCCTGGTGCGGCTGCTGGCACCGGTCGCCCCGCACCTGGCTGAGGAACTTTGGGAGATGCTGGGCAACTCCGCAAGCGTGGTAGGCGCCAGCTGGCCGGAAGCCGACCCGGCGCTGCTGCGTTCGGAAAGCGTGACCGTGGTGGTGCAGGTTAACGGCCGCGTCCGCGACCGGATGGATGCCCCGGCCGGATTGGCCGAAGATGAAGCCCTGGCTGCGGCGCTGGAGCTCCCCAACGTCAAGGTCCACCTTGACGGCAAGGCGGTCCGCAAGGTCATCTACGTGCCCGAGCGGCTGCTGAACCTGGTGGTGGGCTAA